One genomic region from Arcobacter sp. LA11 encodes:
- a CDS encoding heme-binding domain-containing protein, translating into MKRALLIFLLVFIAMQVIQTEKTNVQASKDLEIKAPAHIKSVFETSCYDCHSNNTKWPWYSNIAPLSWIISSNVKNARAGVNFSIWESYTPEQKKKKLKRIFRTVYAAMPLQSYVRFHEDADLTREQRTMIREWTGVKK; encoded by the coding sequence ATGAAAAGAGCACTATTAATTTTTTTACTTGTATTCATAGCGATGCAAGTTATTCAAACTGAGAAAACTAACGTACAGGCTTCTAAAGACTTAGAGATAAAAGCTCCTGCGCATATTAAATCTGTATTTGAAACTTCATGTTATGATTGTCATTCAAATAATACAAAATGGCCTTGGTATTCAAATATAGCACCTTTATCATGGATTATTAGCTCAAATGTAAAAAATGCAAGAGCTGGAGTCAATTTTTCGATTTGGGAAAGTTATACTCCTGAACAAAAAAAGAAAAAGTTAAAGAGAATATTTAGAACAGTATATGCCGCTATGCCTTTACAAAGTTATGTAAGATTTCATGAAGATGCAGATTTAACAAGAGAACAAAGAACAATGATAAGAGAGTGGACTGGAGTGAAAAAATAA
- a CDS encoding DUF1538 family protein has protein sequence MTQFNFFLKLLKESFRDLIPIVVVILFFQLAIIQAVPDGWVSTAIGLGIVGVGLAIFLQGLEIGIFPVGEGLARDFAKHGTMLWVLFFGFLIGFGTTIAEPALAVIADKAASISSGRIDATILRLVVAGSVGFAIFLGVYRIYKGHPIHYYIIAGYIAVVSVTFFAPQEIIGLAYDLGGVTTSTVTVPLVAALGIGLASTIKGRNPVVDGFGLIAFASLTPMIFVQVYGIAVYNLVEAKEVTEVVVEASVSSVANITFSSILTGIGSVIKDVAPILLIILFFQYGVIKKKIENIKTVFFGFALVIIGLYAFILGLEMGLFSLGETMAYQLTKRDSVFVIYAFAFAIGFSTTMAEPALMAIAKKAKEISDGKINDFALRLFVAFGVAMGIALGAFRIVDGGHIHYYIIVGYILVIILTFIAPKYIIPIAYDSGGVTTSTVTVPLVAALGIGLATNIEGRSPLIDGFGLIAFASLFPMITVMLYGIITEKLGIKSDTEIEAANILKDALIDAENMDLATVNIDGSDRRHSLPMDFSAVVIIVPKDKKIDAIQAANKAGAPGVTVLRADGIGLGKIDNYYRTSFEANDAMLLFLLPQSLVNPVIKSIIHSLHITTTGKGIAFAFPLTHMKGISLSRHDIFVNRKDHKNIDSEELIKEEEKKAEEKITETAVVHDPIINKK, from the coding sequence ATGACTCAATTTAACTTCTTTTTGAAGCTTTTGAAGGAATCTTTTAGAGATTTGATTCCTATTGTCGTTGTTATCCTATTCTTTCAATTAGCGATTATCCAAGCTGTTCCAGACGGTTGGGTAAGTACAGCAATTGGTTTAGGTATTGTTGGTGTTGGACTTGCTATTTTCTTACAAGGTCTAGAAATTGGTATTTTCCCAGTAGGGGAAGGGCTTGCAAGAGATTTTGCAAAACACGGTACTATGTTGTGGGTACTATTTTTTGGATTTTTAATTGGTTTTGGTACAACTATTGCAGAACCAGCTCTTGCTGTAATTGCAGATAAAGCAGCTTCCATATCAAGTGGAAGAATTGATGCAACTATATTAAGACTTGTTGTTGCAGGTTCAGTTGGGTTCGCAATTTTCTTAGGTGTTTATAGAATCTATAAAGGACACCCAATTCACTACTATATCATAGCTGGATATATAGCAGTTGTAAGTGTTACTTTTTTTGCACCACAAGAGATTATTGGACTTGCTTATGACCTTGGTGGAGTTACAACATCAACCGTAACAGTACCTTTAGTTGCCGCACTTGGTATTGGATTAGCTTCTACAATTAAAGGAAGAAATCCTGTTGTTGATGGATTTGGATTAATTGCCTTTGCATCTTTAACACCAATGATTTTTGTACAGGTTTACGGTATTGCTGTTTATAATCTTGTTGAAGCAAAAGAAGTAACAGAAGTAGTTGTTGAAGCTTCAGTTTCTTCAGTTGCTAATATAACTTTCTCTTCAATACTTACAGGAATAGGTTCTGTAATAAAAGATGTTGCACCAATATTATTGATTATTTTATTTTTTCAATATGGTGTTATTAAGAAAAAAATAGAAAATATTAAAACTGTATTTTTTGGGTTTGCTTTAGTAATAATTGGTCTTTATGCTTTTATTTTAGGTCTTGAAATGGGTCTATTCTCACTTGGTGAGACAATGGCTTATCAATTAACAAAAAGAGATTCCGTTTTTGTAATTTATGCATTCGCATTTGCTATTGGTTTTTCTACGACTATGGCAGAGCCAGCATTAATGGCAATTGCAAAAAAAGCAAAAGAAATTTCTGATGGTAAAATTAATGACTTTGCCTTAAGACTTTTCGTTGCCTTTGGTGTTGCTATGGGTATTGCTCTTGGAGCATTTAGAATTGTTGATGGTGGACATATTCATTACTATATTATTGTTGGATATATTTTAGTAATTATTCTTACTTTTATTGCACCAAAATATATTATTCCTATTGCCTATGATTCGGGTGGGGTTACAACATCTACTGTAACTGTTCCATTAGTTGCCGCATTAGGTATTGGACTTGCTACAAATATTGAAGGTAGGTCACCACTTATTGATGGTTTTGGTCTTATCGCTTTTGCTTCATTATTTCCAATGATTACGGTAATGCTATATGGTATTATTACTGAAAAACTTGGAATTAAATCAGATACAGAGATCGAAGCTGCAAATATTTTAAAAGATGCACTTATTGATGCAGAAAATATGGATTTAGCTACAGTTAATATTGATGGAAGTGATAGACGACATTCTTTACCTATGGACTTTAGTGCCGTAGTAATTATAGTTCCTAAAGATAAAAAGATTGATGCAATACAAGCAGCTAATAAGGCAGGAGCTCCTGGAGTTACAGTTCTTCGTGCAGATGGTATTGGTCTTGGTAAAATTGATAACTATTATAGAACTTCATTTGAAGCAAATGATGCAATGTTATTATTTTTACTTCCTCAAAGTTTAGTGAATCCAGTTATTAAATCTATAATTCACTCTTTACATATTACTACTACAGGAAAAGGTATAGCATTTGCTTTCCCTCTAACTCATATGAAAGGTATTAGTTTAAGTAGACATGATATCTTTGTTAACAGAAAAGATCATAAAAATATTGATTCTGAAGAGTTAATAAAAGAGGAAGAAAAGAAAGCGGAAGAAAAAATTACAGAAACAGCTGTAGTACATGATCCAATTATCAACAAAAAATGA
- a CDS encoding co-chaperone YbbN, translating to MIQLSTKNELDKFISTGEPVLIYFSGENCSVCKVLKPKIDEIIPQKFPKMKTYEVKVDLYKEIASKFSVFSIPTILVFFDSKEFFRKGRNLSITHFCDELKRPYNLFMD from the coding sequence ATGATCCAATTATCAACAAAAAATGAATTAGATAAGTTTATTAGTACAGGGGAACCTGTACTGATTTATTTTTCAGGAGAAAACTGTTCCGTTTGTAAGGTCTTAAAACCTAAGATTGATGAAATAATTCCACAAAAATTCCCAAAAATGAAAACATACGAAGTAAAAGTAGATTTATATAAAGAGATAGCAAGCAAATTTTCGGTATTTTCTATTCCAACAATACTAGTCTTTTTTGATTCAAAAGAGTTTTTTAGAAAAGGAAGAAATCTTTCTATCACTCATTTTTGTGATGAATTAAAAAGGCCGTATAATTTATTTATGGATTAA
- a CDS encoding 2-isopropylmalate synthase, which produces MDKNRIIVFDTTLRDGEQSPGCSMNTEEKIKVALQLEKLGVDVIEAGFAAASPGDFDAVSRIAEQVKNSSICSLSRAIDNDIKQSGLAVSKAPLHRIHTFIATSPIHMKYKLKMSEDEVIKRAVHAVEYARTFVDDVEFSLEDAGRSEIPFMKEVMDAVIAAGASTINLPDTVGYRLPHELGAMVKELSDFAGDRAIISVHNHNDLGLSTANTLAAVMSGARQIEVTMNGLGERAGNSALEEAVMAIKTRKDVFGELYTGINTPELYPTSRLVATITGVEPQQNKAIIGKNAFSHESGIHQDGVLKHQETYEIMKPEDVGVYKESTLILGKHSGRAAFRDKIVHLGFDKVSDEELNSAFDRFKILADKKKEVTDDDVRMLITDESLNSDKTYELVGLQISDCSNGMPMAAVSIKYKDQVMKDANIGDGTMDSIFKTIDRLTGYTGELKDYKVLSVTEGKDALAKVTTRVSFDENSPEFVGHGLSIDTMLATAKAYLGAVNSYLSQKERLSKKTEHQV; this is translated from the coding sequence ATGGATAAAAATAGAATTATAGTATTTGATACAACTTTAAGGGATGGAGAACAAAGTCCAGGTTGTTCAATGAACACAGAAGAAAAGATTAAAGTAGCTTTACAATTAGAAAAATTAGGTGTAGATGTAATTGAAGCAGGTTTTGCAGCGGCATCTCCTGGTGATTTTGATGCAGTAAGTAGAATAGCAGAGCAAGTTAAAAACTCTTCAATCTGTTCTTTAAGTAGAGCGATTGATAATGATATTAAACAATCAGGATTAGCAGTTTCAAAAGCACCTTTACATAGAATTCATACATTTATTGCAACTTCACCAATTCATATGAAATATAAATTAAAAATGAGTGAAGACGAAGTTATTAAAAGAGCAGTTCATGCAGTAGAGTATGCAAGAACATTTGTAGATGATGTAGAGTTTTCTTTAGAAGATGCTGGAAGATCAGAAATACCATTTATGAAAGAAGTTATGGATGCAGTTATTGCTGCTGGAGCTTCAACTATTAACTTACCAGATACAGTTGGATATAGATTACCACATGAATTAGGTGCTATGGTAAAAGAATTATCTGATTTTGCAGGTGATAGAGCTATTATTTCTGTACATAATCATAATGATTTAGGATTATCAACTGCAAATACTTTAGCAGCAGTTATGAGTGGTGCTAGACAAATTGAAGTTACTATGAATGGTTTAGGTGAAAGAGCAGGAAATTCTGCTTTAGAAGAAGCTGTAATGGCAATTAAAACTAGAAAAGATGTATTTGGTGAATTATATACAGGAATTAATACTCCAGAGTTATATCCAACTTCTAGATTAGTTGCAACAATTACAGGTGTTGAACCACAACAAAATAAAGCTATTATTGGTAAAAATGCTTTTTCTCATGAAAGTGGTATTCACCAAGATGGTGTATTAAAACATCAAGAGACTTATGAAATTATGAAACCAGAAGATGTAGGTGTATATAAAGAGTCTACATTAATCTTAGGTAAACACTCAGGACGTGCAGCATTTAGAGATAAAATTGTACATTTAGGTTTTGATAAAGTTTCTGATGAAGAATTAAATTCTGCATTTGATAGATTTAAAATTTTGGCTGATAAGAAAAAAGAAGTTACAGATGATGATGTAAGAATGTTAATCACTGATGAGTCGTTAAACTCTGATAAAACTTATGAGTTAGTAGGATTACAAATCTCTGACTGTTCAAATGGTATGCCAATGGCAGCTGTTTCAATTAAGTACAAAGACCAAGTTATGAAAGATGCAAATATTGGTGATGGTACTATGGACTCAATCTTTAAAACAATTGATAGATTGACAGGATATACAGGAGAATTAAAAGATTATAAAGTTTTATCTGTAACTGAAGGTAAAGATGCTTTAGCAAAAGTTACGACAAGAGTATCTTTTGATGAAAATTCACCTGAATTTGTTGGTCATGGTTTAAGCATTGATACTATGCTTGCAACTGCAAAAGCATATTTAGGAGCAGTAAATTCTTACCTTTCTCAAAAAGAGAGATTATCTAAAAAAACTGAACATCAAGTTTAA